Genomic DNA from Lysobacterales bacterium:
AGCGCTAACTTGATGTATGCGCCGGATGCGGCGGATAAGGGGGAGTGTTCAGGGTTCGGGCGGGGCCGTCAATAGGAAATTTCCCACCTCGATACAGTGCTTTGGCTGACGACATGGGGGGTGCCAGTGGTCCAGGCTGCACCCGGATATCCATGCAAGGTGCTGGGGTATGGCTTCTCGTGGCGGAACTGCCGGGGTATGCGGGCGCGGGCCGATGGCGCCGGAGGCGCGCAAACCCCGCCTGTTCGACGAAGTTCGCCGCTGCTTGCGGGTGCGGCACTACAGTCTGGCGACCGAGAAGTGCTACCTGCAATGGCTGCGCCGGTTCATCCTGGCCAACGGCAAGCGCCATCCCCGGGAGCTGGGCAAGGCCGAGGTCGAGGCCTTCCTGTCCGGCCTGGCGGTCGCGGGCAAGGTGGCGCCAAGCACCCAGAACCAGGCGCTGGCGGCGCTGCTGTTCGTTTACCGGCATGTGCTGGAACTGGATCTGCCCTGGCTGGACGGCGTGGTGCGGGCGCGCAGCCGGCAGCGGGTGCCGACGGTGCTGGCGCGCAGCGAGGTCGGGGCGCTGCTGCTGGCGATGGACGGCCGACCGTGGCTGCTGGCCAGCCTGCTCTACGGCACCGGCATGCGGCTGATGGAGTGCCTGCGCCTACGGATCAAGGACGTCGACTTTGCCCGCCACGAGATCACGGTGCGCCAGGGCAAGGGCGGCAAGGACCGGCACACCGTGCTGCCGGCCACGCTGGTGCCGGCCCTGCACCTGGAAGTCCAGCGCGCGCTGCGCCTGCATGGCCACGACCTGGCGCGCGGGCTGGGCGAGGCAGCCCTGCCGCACGCGCTGGCGCGCAAATACCTTGGCGCCGCTCGCGAACCCGGTTGGCAGTTCGTGTTTCCCTCCGCCCGGCTGTCGCGCGATCCGCTCGACGGCACGCTGCGCCGCCACCATGTCGACGCCGCGGTTCTGGCGCGGGCCCTGCGCAAGGCCTGTCGCGCCGCCAACCTCGTCAAGCACGTCAGCGCGCACACGCTTCGGCACAGCTTTGCCACCCACCTGCTCGAGGATGGCTACGACATCCGCACCGTGCAGGAGCTGCTTGGCCACAGCGATGTGGGCACCACCCAGATCTACACGCACGTGCTCAACCGGGGCGGGCGCGGGGTGGTGAGCCCACTGGATCGCACCAGCAGGCCTCTTTCACATTCGTCGGCTTGACAGACCTTTCGTGGCCTAGACACTATATGTCATGTGGATCGTCATGGAGCGCCCTCAAGCCGACAAGGTCCTGTCATCCGGTCGCGTGCCGATCGACATTCTGAAGCGCTACGAAAAGTGGAAGGACATTGCGATGCTCTCGGGGCCGCAGGGGCTGCGAGCCATCAGGGGTTTCCGGGACGAAGCCCTGTTGGGCGAGTGGCGGGGCTTCCGCTCCTCCCGCCTCAACGAGAAGTGGCGGGTGATCTACGGCGTTCAGGCCGAAGTGCTTGTCGTCGAAGTGGTCAGGCTCGCCGCGCATGACTACCGGAGGAAGTGATATGGCCAGATTGATTCCTGCAAGACGCCGCGTCGAGGTCACACCAGGTGAGTCGCTGCGGATCATCCGGGAACTTCAGGAGCTCAGCCAGACACAACTGTCGGCGTTGTGCGGCATTCCACAAACCACGATCTCGAGCATCGAGAACGGCCGGGTGAACCTGGGGGTGGAACGCGCCAAGGTGCTGGCCAGGGCGTTGCGCTGCCATCCGGCGGTGCTGGTGTTCCCCGGGTGGCAGGTGGATTCTGCTGCTTGAGGGTGCTTGCGCTATTGGCGTCAGAGCACGCTTTCCCCGTGGCAGCTCCGGCAAGCGCGGTGGACCACGGTGCAAAACGTGGTCTGACCCCTGGCGGCTAAGACATCCGCACGGTGCAGGAACTGCTCGGCCACGCCGACGCGTCGCCCACGCAGATCTACACGCATGTGCTCGATCGCGGCGGGCGCGGGGTGCGCAGTCCGCTGGACGGGGTGTCCCCGATGCCCTCGGTCCCAGCCTGTTGAGCGGGTGGAGGTCCGGCTTCGCTCGCTTGCCCTCTCCCCCGGCCCCTCCCCCGCAGGCGGGGGAGGGGAGAAGTGGGGTGCTCCGGCGGGTCGGGGCAGCGCCCGTCCCCGGTGGGCGGTGTGCAGCCGCTGAAGCCTGCGCGTGGTGGGATGCGGTGTCGGCCCTCGCAGCGCACGCCGTGGGCGGATCAGCCGGGGCTGCCGAGCAGCCGGCTAGCCATCCGCCGCAGCGAGTCGTCGAAGCCGGCGTCGTCGGCGACCTGGCGCAGCGGCCACCAGGCCAGGTCGTTGGATTCCGGGCCGACCACGAAGTCCTCGCCGGCGGTGGCCTGGACCAGGAAGCGGACGTCGTAGTGCCAGTGGCCGGGTTCGCTGCCGCGTTCGGGGATCCAGTGGCGGTCGAGGTCGAGCAGGCCGGGGTGCAGGTGCAGGCCGGCCAGGCCGGTTTCCTCCTCGGCCTCGCGCAGGGCGACGCGGGCCAGGTCGGCATCGCCGTCGGCGTGGCCGCCGGGTTGCAGCCAGCGGCCCAGCTTGCGGTGGTGGGTGAGCAGGGTGCGCTGGCCGTCGGCGCTGACCACCAGGGCCGAGCCGGTGAAGTGGCCCTGGGCCGGGCAGCGCGCGAAGGCGCCAGCGTCGGCGGCTGCCAGGCGCGTACGAAACAGGGCGACGGTGTCGGCGGCCCCGGGGTGGCGGGCGGCGAAGGCGGCGAGCTCGCTGGCGAAATCGAAAGGAGGCATGGGGTTGGGACGGGGCTTGATGGGGACCGGGGACCGGGGACCGGGGACCGGGTGGAGCGTTGCGCATTCTGGCGTGGGGCGGTGGGTTGCGGGAAGGTCGGACAGGCCGCGGGTAGGGCGCGCGGCGGCGCTGGTGCGCGCCAGAATTCGTGCGGCGCAGCAGGGGTCGGGTTTGGCGGGTGGGGGCTGGCGGCCGTACACTCCGGCGACTTCTGGGGAGGACCGGATGCGCAAGCCCACGCTGTTGCAGGCCCTGGTGCCGCTGTTCGTTCTTGTGGTTCTGCTGGTGCTGTCGGTGCGGCTGTTCGGCGACGGGTCTTCGGGCGGGCCGAACCAGATCGCCCTGCTGATGGCGGCCGGCGCGGCCATGCTGGTGGCCCTGCGCAACGGCCTGCGCTATGCCGACATGCAGCTTGCGGTGGTCAAGGGCGTGTCGCTGACGACCACGGCGATCTTCATCCTGCTGGCGGTCGGCGCGCTGATCGGCGCCTGGATCCTCTCCGGCACGGTGCCGGCGCTGATCTACTACGGCATGAAGCTGCTGCACCCGAGCTGGTTCTACCCGGCGGTGTGCCTGATCTGCGCCCTGGTCGCGCTGTCGATCGGCAGTTCCTGGACGGTCGCCGGCACCATCGGCGTGGCCCTGATGGGCGTCGCCCTGGGCCTGGGCCTGGACCCGGCGATCGCCGCCGGCGCGGTGATCTCCGGCGCCTACTTCGGCGACAAGATGTCGCCGCTGTCGGACACCACCAACCTGGCGCCGGCCTCGGCGGGCAGCGAGCTGTTCAGCCATATCCGGCACATGACCTGGACCACCCTGCCCGGCTTCGCGGCGGCCCTGCTGATCTTCACCGGCATCGGCCTCAGCCAGGCCGGCCAGGGCGACACCGGCGCGCTGGAGCCGCTGCTGGCGGCGCTGGACGCGCGCTTCGACATCGGCGTGCACCTGCTGCTGCCGCTGCTGGTGCTGCTGGTGATGGCGGTGCGCAAGGTGCCGGCGTTCCCGACCATCGCCATCGGCGCCCTGCTCGGCGCGGTGTTCGCGGTGCTGTTCCAGCGCGAGGCGGTGCTGGCCCTGGCCGGCGTCAACAGCGACAACACCGCCCTGCAACTGGTCGGCGGCGCCTGGCGCTCGCTGTTCGACGGCTATTCGGCCGACTCCGGCGATTCGATGCTGGACAGCCTGCTCAACCGCGGCGGCATGGCCAGCATGCTGCCGACCATCTGGCTGATCGTCTGCGCGATGGCGTTCGGCGCCTGCATGGAGCGCGCCGGCCTGCTCGACCGCATCGTCGAGTCGATCCTGCGCGCGGTGCGCGGCCCGGGCTCGCTGGTGGTGGCCACCATCCTGACCGCGATCGGCGTCAACGTGATCGCCTCCGACCAGTACATCGCCATCGTCCTGCCCGGCCGCCTGTACCGCCTGGAGTTCGACCGTCAGGGCCTGGAGCCGGTCAACCTGTCGCGCGCCATCGAGGACGGCGGCACCCTGACCTCGGCCCTGGTGCCCTGGAACACCTGCGGCGCCTACATGGCGGCGACCCTGGGCGTGGCGACGCTGGACTACCTGCCGTACGCCTTCTTCAACTGGATCACGCCGATCATCGCCATGGCCATGGCCGTGGTCGGCTACAAGCTGCTGCGCAAGCCGGTGGCGGTGCGGGCCTGAGCCCGCCCTGCCCCTTCCTGCGCATGCGTCGTCGTCCCCTCCTTTTTCGGCACACCTGACTGGCATGGACAAGAACTCGATCCACGGCATGTGGTCCTCGCGCATGGCCTTCGTGCTGGCCGCCACCGGCTCGGCGGTGGGCCTGGGCAACATCTGGCGCTTCCCCTACATGACCTCGGACAACGGCGGCAGCGCCTTCGTCCTGGTCTACCTGGCCTGCATCGCCCTGGTCGGCCTGCCGATCCTGATGGCCGAGATCCTGATCGGCCGGCGCGGCCGGATGAGCCCGATCAACAGCCTGGCCAAGGTGACCGCGGATTCCGGCGCCCGCCGTGGCTGGGTGGGCCTGGGCTGGATCGGCATCATCGCCGGCATCCTGATCCTGAGCTTCTACAGCGTGGTCGCGGGCTGGACGCTGTCGTACACATGGTCGTACCTGGGGCAGCTGTTCGGCGGCGAACGGATCACCGACCCGGGCGCCACCTTCGGCGGTCTGCTGGGCGATGCCTGGGCGCTGACCGGCTGGCACGGCCTGTTCATGGTGATGACCCTGGCGGTGGTCGCGCTCGGCGTCGAGAAGGGGCTGGAGCGCGCGGTCAAGGTGCTGATGCCGGCCCTGTTCGTGCTGCTGCTGGTGCTGGTCGGCTACGGTCTCACCACCGGCCACTTCGGCACCGCGCTGGGCTTTTTGTTCAAGCCGGACTTCTCGGAGATCGACGGCGGCGTGTTCCTGGCGGCGATGGGCCAGGCGTTCTTCAGCCTCAGCCTGGGCATGTGCACGATGATGGCCTACGGCGCCTACCTGCCGCGCGGCATCTCGATCCCGCGCATCGGCGTCACCGTGGCGCTGGCCGACACCGGCGTCGCCCTGCTCGCCGGCATGGCGATCTTCCCGATCGTGATCGCCTTCGGCATCAATCCGGCCGGTGGCGGACCGGGCCTGATCTTCACCTCGCTGCCGCTGGCCTTCAACACCATGCCGCTGGGCCTGCTGTACGGCCTGCTGTTCTTCCTGCTGCTGTCGTTCGCTGCCTGGACCTCGTCGATCTCGCTGATGGAGCCGGCCACCGCCTTCCTGGTCGAGCGCACCCGGATGACCCGGCGCCAGGCGGCGCTCGGCATCGGCCTTTTGTGCTGGGTGCTGGGCCTGGCCTCGGTGCTGGGCTTCAACCACTGGTCGCACGTGCGCCTGTGGGGTCTGGAGATCATGGACTTCGTGGCCAAGGTCGCCAACGACATCATGCTGCCGCTGGGCGGCCTGCTGATCGCGCTGTTTGCCGGCTGGGCGGTACGTACCAGCCTGCTGCGCGAGGAACTGCCGGAGCTGTCCGACGGCCTGTTCACCGCCTGGCGCTGGCTGCTGCGCGTGGTCTCGCCGGCCCTGGTGGTGATCGTCCTGGTGCGCGCCTTCCTGTAAGCCGCACGGCCAGCAGCGGCGACTCGCGTCGCGCGCTCTGGCACCCGCGATCGCCGAAGCACAGCACGTCTCCCCTCTCCTACCTGCTGGGAGGGGCGACGGAAAGGAGCCCCCGGCCAGCGCGCAGCACTGGCCGTCGACGGTGCGGATCACGGCAAGCCCCGGCCCTCTCCCCCGGCCCCTCCCCCGCAGGCGGGGGAGGGGAGAAGTGCGGCGTCGTCGCACGGGCGGCACGCGCTTGGCAGAGGGCTGAGCGACGACGCTGATCAGGCCTGCCTGAGCGAGAGCGGAGCAGGGCGCGCCTCACCCATCGATCCCGCTGTCCCGATCCGTCTTCCCGATCCGTCTTCCCGATCCGTCTTCCCGATCCGTCTTCCCGATCCGTCTTCCCGATTCGTCTTCCCGATTCGTCTTCCCGATTCGTCTTCCCGATTCGTCTTCCCGATTCGTCTTCCCGATTCGTCTTCCCGATCCGTCTTCCCGATCCGTCTTTCCGATCCGTCTTCCCGATTCGTCTTCCCGATTCGTCTTCCCGATTCGTCTTCCCGATCCGTCTTCCCGATCCGTCTTCCCGATCCGTCTTCCCGATCCGTCTTCCCGATCCGTCTTCCCGATCCGTCTTCCCGATCCGTCGTACCGATCCGTCGTACCGATGCTAGGTCGCGATCCGGGAACGCTGCACTTCGTCACCGGACTCGCCGCGGCACAGCACTTCTCCCCTCCCCCGCCTGCGGGGGAGGGGCGGGGGAGAGGGCTGCCGCAGGCAGCGCGTGAGGTCGGGGCTTGCCGAGTTCCGCGGGGTTCGCAGCGACCAGGCCGTCGCCCGCCCTGAACACCCGCCTGGGGTTTCGCGTCGTGATGCCCGGCTGCCGCGACAGACCTACTGCGCGCCCGCCGCGCCGGGATGTCGTGCCAGCAGGTCCAGCGTGCGCCGGCTGTAGGGGTGCTCCGAACCCCACTCGGATTCGAAGACTGCGGCAACGCGGCGCAGCTGTGCGAGGCCGCCGTCGCGGTCGCCGGCGGCGATCCGCGCCATGGCTTCAGCGCGGTCGATCTCGTGCAGGGCGGGATGGTTGTCGGGATAGATGCCCTCGCGCAGCTCGCGCAGCGTCGGCACCAGGGCCAGCGCCTCCGCGCCGCGGTCCAGCTCGGCCAGCGCCTCGACCAGGACGATGGCGGCGATGCCGGCCTCCCGCTCGGGCACCGACGCCTGCGCCTGGGCGAGGGCCAGCGTCTCGCGCGCCAGGGCCTCCGCCTCCAGCGCCCTGCCCTGCTCCAGCAGCGCCAGGGCCAGCCAGCCCTGCGCGCCCAGGGTCTGCGGATGCTCGGGGCCGTTCAGCGCGCGACTGTCGGCGATCACCTGGCGGCGCACCTGTTCGGCCTGCGCCGGTCGTCCGGCGGCATCCAGGTCGTCGGCGTAGTTGCCCAGGATCAGCAAGGTCTGCGGATGCGGACCCGGAAAGGCACCGCGCAGAAGGGCCAGCGCCTCCTCCCGGTGGGCGATCGCCGTGGCGGCATCGTTGTCCTTGTAAGCCTGGCTGCCCAGGTTGTTGAGCACCACCGCCAGGCCTTCGACCGGCTGCGGCTGCATGCCCCGCAGGATCGCCAGGCTGCGCCGGTAGTGGCGCTGGGCGGCCTCGAAATCCTGCAGGTTGGCGCTGGTGGTGCCCAGCAGGTTCTCGAGCTGCGCCGCCAGCTCGTCGTCGTCGTCGACGATCACCGCGAGCGCCCGTTCCAACTGGTCGCGGGCCTCGGCGAAGCGACCGCGACCGGACAGCATGTGGGCAGCCTGCACGCGCACGGAGGCGAGCAGCGCGGCATCGCGCGGTGGCGCGCCCTCGAGCAGCTCGATGGCCCGTTTGGCCTGCGCCTGCGCCGGCGCCAGCAGTCCCAGGCCGTGGTAGCTGCGCGCCAGGGTCTGGTGCATCCGGGCGCGCAGCACCGGCTGGTCGTCCAAGCGTTCGGCCAGGTTGGCCGATGCCCGGTCCAGCAGTTCGGCGACGGTCACCTCGCGGCCGCTGCGCGCCGGGTCGGGTGCCGCCAGCACCTCCAGCAGGAAGTCGTTGAGGCGGTCGCTGCGCTCGCGTTCCTGGGCGGCCAGTGCCGCCTGGGCGCGTGCGTCGCGGGCCTGCAGGAACGACACGGTGGCGCTGCCGGCCAGGGCCAGCGCCACCGCCATGCCGGCCGCCACCGCCAGCCGGTGGCGAACGACGAACTTCCAGGCGCGGTAGCCGCGGCCGGCGGCACGCGCCTGCACCGGCCGCCCGGCCAGGTACCGGCGCAGATCGGCGGCGAACGCCGGGCAGTCCTGGTAGCGGTCGGCAGGCCGGGTCGCCAGGGCCTTGAGCAGCACATGGTCGAGATCGCGCGGCAGGCGCACGCCTTGGCCGGCGGCGATGCGGCTGGGCAGACCGGCTTCGCGGGTCGGGCTGCCGGTGCGCCGGCTGCCGGCGGCGAACGGCAGCGCACCGGTGAGCAGCTCATGGGCGATCGCGCCCAGCGACCAGATGTCGCTGGCGACGCCGACCGGCTCACCGGCGAGCTGCTCGGGGCTGGCATAGTCGGGCGTCATCGGCGCGACGCCGGCGACGGTCAGGCCGGGCTCGGCCTCGTCGAGCAGCTTGGCGATGCCGAAGTCGAGCAGGTGCGGGTCGCCGGCGTCGTCGACCAGGATGTTGGCGGGCTTGAGGTCGCGGTGCACGACCAGCCGGGCATGCGCGAACGCCACCGCCTCGACGACCTTCAGCAGCAGCTGCACCCGGGCACGCGGCGTCAGGGACCGGCTGCGGCACCACAGGTCCAGCGGCTGGCCGTCGATGTAGTCCATGGCCACCCAGGGCACGCCTTGGCCGTCGTGGCCGGCATCGACCAGGCGGGCGATGTTCGGATGCGCGAGCCCGGCCAGCAGCCGGCGCTCGCGCGCGAAGCGGTCGGCCTCGGCGGTCAGGCCCGGGCGCAGGAACTTGATCGCCACCCGTGCCTGGTACAGGTCGTCGTCGCGCCGGCCCAACCAGACCTCGCCCATGCCGCCGCGGCCGAGCAAGGCCTCCAGGCGCCATGCGCCGATGCGCTCGCCGGCGCGATCGCTGGCCGGCTGCGGTTCCAGGAAGCCGTCGGCGCGGTCATCGGCGGCCAGCAGGGATTCCAGCTCCCGGCGCAGCGCGGCGTCGCCTGCGGCGAGCCGGTCCAGGCAGGCCTCGCGCTCGCCGGCCGGCACGGTTAGCGCCTGTGCCAGCAGGTCCAGCACCCGACCCGGTTCCCCGCCTGCGCTCATGGTGCCCCGGCGGGCGGAGCGCCTTCCAGCGCCCGGTACAGCCAGGCGCGCGCGGCGCGGAAGTCGCGGTCCAGGGTGGCACGCGAGGCGCCCAGCAACTCGCCGATGGCGGCGAATTCCAATCCCGCGAACACCCGCAGCTCGACCACCCGGGCCTTGCGCGGATCGATCGCCTCCAGTCCGGCCAGCGCCTGGTCGAGCGCCAGCAAGTCGATGTCCGGGCCCGGCGTCGCCAGGCCCAGGGCGCTGAGCGTCACCCGCTCGCCGCCATCGCGCTTCTCGGCCTTGCGCGCCCGCGCGTGGTCGACCAGCACCTGGCGCATCACCCGCCCGGCCAGGGCCAGCAGGTGGTCGCGGTCGCGCAGCGGCGTGGCGACGCCGCCGAGCAGGCGCAGCCAGGCCTCGTGCACCAGGGCGGTGGGCTGCCAGGTGGCGACGCCGTCGCGCTCGCGCCGCAATTGCCGCCCTGCCAGCGCCCGCAATTGCGCGTAGACCTGCGGCCACAGCGCGTCCAGCGCCCCGGGCTCGCCGGCCTGCCAGCGCCGGACCAGCGCGGTGACGGATGACTCGGTGTCCAAGATCGTGCGCCCCCCTGCGCGCGGCCCGCAAATGATAGCCGCGCACCTGCGCTGAGACATTGACGGCCGTCTCTGCGCAGTACCCGGTGGACGGTCGCGGCTCCCTCCACGACCGCCCCGCCCGGCCGTCCCTCCAGGCGGCCGGGCACCTCCCTTCACTTCAGGCAGCTCGGAGCCTTCGCCATGCAGCGCACCCGTATCCTTCCCCTGACCCTTGCCCTCGCCACCCTGCTCGGCGCCGGCGACCTGCTCGCCAGCGAGCGCGGCGGCGTCCTCGGTCGCCTCGGCGGCGGCGGCAACAGCGACCGCGGCCTGGCGGTCAGCGCCGGCGTCGATGCCGTGCGCGGCCTGACCCTCACCGATGCCCAGCTCGCCGAGCTCGGCGCACAGGCCGCCGAGGTCTTCGACCGTGAGAACCGCGTCGCCCCGGCCAACCACCCGCAGGCCCAGCGACTGGCCCGGCTGACCGCCGGCCACCTGGCCGAGCACGGCCTGGCGCTCAACTTCAAGGTCTACCTGGACGACACCCTGAACGCCTTCGCCCTGCCGGACGGCTCGATCCGCTTCTACGCCGGCCTGATGACGCTGCTGAACGACGACGAGCTGCGCTTCGTGATCGGCCACGAGATCGCCCACGTCCAGCAGGGCCATGCCAAGGGCCGCTTCCGCACCGCCTACCTGGCGCAGGCCGCGCGCAAGGGCGTCGCCAGCCAGGGCAACACCGCCGGCGCACTGGCCGCGTCCGACCTGGGCGGCGTGCTCGAGGAGCTGTTCAAGGCCCAGTACTCGCAGCGCAACGAGCTGGCCGCCGATGCCGAGGGCCTGGCCTTCCTGCGCCGCCACGGCCACGCCGACGCCGCCGCGGTGAGCGCCCTGGAGAAGCTGGCCGGCCACGGTGGCCGCGGCACTGACGCCTTCTCCAGCCACCCCGACGCCGACCGCCGCGCCCAGCGCATGCAGCGCCAGGTGGCGCGGCGATGAGTCACCGCTCTGTCCGCAGTAGCACTAAGACGACCACCAAGGACCACACACGATGAGCACCCGGACACTAAGCGCACCCTGGCACAGACTCCTCTGCGCTGGCTTCGCGACGCTCCTTGCCCTTCCCGGCGCAGTGCTGGCAACACCCTCCATCGAGCACGGCCGCCTGGACTTCTACACAAGAAACGGCGCCAGAGCCCAGGAAGACGGCACCATCATTGACCAAAATGGACGACAGGTTTTCCTGCTTCCCCTCAAGGAAATGCTGTCAACCAGGAACGGGGAGCGCGAGCCCTACGATGCGTCGGGAGTCTCGACCAGCCACCTGGACGCACTCGCTGAGGAGGCGGGGCTTGCAGCTGCCCAGGTTGCCCAGCTCTCGGATGAACTGGCTGCAGCATTCCTGGATGATCGTCAATTCGTGGCGCTTGCCAGCCGCACGAAGTCGGGCGATCTCATTCCCGATCGCCTGCTGGACTTCAGCGGCATCTGGGCAGACAGCACCTCCGGCTTCACCCTGCTGCCCTGGGGCGTACAGGCGGTGGCTGGCGGTCAGCCAAGCACGCGTACACACACCCTCTACGTCATCGATTCGGGCGTGCATAACCACGACTCTCTGCATCTGGAAAAGCAGGATCGACTCGCCGTCCTCGGACTTCCTGTCGTGACGGTCTGCAACGCCGCGCCCGAGTACGCACATGGCACTCACATCGCTGGGATCATTGCAGGTCTGGGATCACCGGGCGGAGTCACCGGAGTGCGCCCCAATGCTCGGATCGTCTCGATCAACGTCGCGTTGCCTGACATCTGCAAAGCCACCACCGCATCGGTCGTGGCTGGCCTGGAGATGGCGAGAAAACAAATACTGCTTAGTGCGGCTCAGCCAAGGACTGCTGTTGTGAACCTGTCGATCAATCCTGATCGGGAGCAGGACCCAGCGGGTGCTGGCCTCATCGACAACGCAATGCGCAACGTTGCGTTCCCCGCTACAGCGTATCCAGGTGCATTCATTGCCCAATCTGCCGGAAATCATGGCAATGACGCCTGCCAACACGCTTATCGTCCACCCAACACCAACTGGGCTCTGGACAACGACGGGATCATGGTCGTGGCAGCGATCGACCGGAATGGGCAGGCGGCACGACCGCTCTGGCACCAGAACCCTCCGCTGCAGGGCTTTCATATCCCACGCTTTGGTGGACAGGGCACAGAGAGCGAAACAGGCAACAACGGTGGTCTGTGTGTCGATACGATGGCACCGGGCGTGGACGTGGTGTCGACGTGGAGCGGGAACACACTGTCCAGGTCCTCGGGCACCTCTTTCGCCGCACCGCACGTTGCCGCACTTGCCCTGTATGCACTGGAGTCGGGCCTGGCGGCCACGCCAGCCGCCGTCGAGCAATGGCTGAGGGGCAACCACAGGTTCCTCTACGGCTCGAACCTCGTCATCCCCGCACTGCAGTGGGGCGTGTTCCTCACCAAGCCCAGCATCGTTTTCTATACGAAGCTGGAGGAGCGCAACGACGCCGGCGATGTCGGCTACCTGTCGACGGCTGCTTGGCACAAGTCGGAAGAGGTACATGCCACTTCCCCCGCCAGTTTCCGGACGTTCTCCGACAGTTATCTGACGGTCGGTTTTGCGGTCGACGACGCTACCGGCCTCCTGCCCTGCACGGCTCGCGTGTTCAGAAACGGCGTGTTGGCCCAGCCGGGTGCTTTGCCGCCACCGACGGTGTACGCGAATGGCAGCACAGGTCGCTGGGACGTCGCAGCCAGCCATTGGCTGCAACTGGAAGGCAGCACCATCCGGCTTCAGGTCGACTGTCCATCTGGAACGGGAGGCTGGTGGCCTGATGGCCAGTCCAGCGTGACCGTCGAACTGCAGACCACGCCAAAACCCGTCTGGCATGCTGCGGCACCGAGCACCGGAGGAGGACAACTGCTCCTGTCGCGACGCGCTTCGCCCACTCAT
This window encodes:
- a CDS encoding S8 family serine peptidase, with amino-acid sequence MSTRTLSAPWHRLLCAGFATLLALPGAVLATPSIEHGRLDFYTRNGARAQEDGTIIDQNGRQVFLLPLKEMLSTRNGEREPYDASGVSTSHLDALAEEAGLAAAQVAQLSDELAAAFLDDRQFVALASRTKSGDLIPDRLLDFSGIWADSTSGFTLLPWGVQAVAGGQPSTRTHTLYVIDSGVHNHDSLHLEKQDRLAVLGLPVVTVCNAAPEYAHGTHIAGIIAGLGSPGGVTGVRPNARIVSINVALPDICKATTASVVAGLEMARKQILLSAAQPRTAVVNLSINPDREQDPAGAGLIDNAMRNVAFPATAYPGAFIAQSAGNHGNDACQHAYRPPNTNWALDNDGIMVVAAIDRNGQAARPLWHQNPPLQGFHIPRFGGQGTESETGNNGGLCVDTMAPGVDVVSTWSGNTLSRSSGTSFAAPHVAALALYALESGLAATPAAVEQWLRGNHRFLYGSNLVIPALQWGVFLTKPSIVFYTKLEERNDAGDVGYLSTAAWHKSEEVHATSPASFRTFSDSYLTVGFAVDDATGLLPCTARVFRNGVLAQPGALPPPTVYANGSTGRWDVAASHWLQLEGSTIRLQVDCPSGTGGWWPDGQSSVTVELQTTPKPVWHAAAPSTGGGQLLLSRRASPTHPAFSGTPDVHWTTASPWLEQGFSAPGAHSCQRKSYRIPSNPDFYGAADLLYQYAVQGAFQPVVRYEPMPDQATGLPGLGAPWIGRGYRWLVTCWNDVTGHHPQATSIRSVEMTGKRN